The Pseudanabaena sp. FACHB-2040 genome segment CCGCCATCTGGCACGAAATGGTTACGCTGCCCACCATCGGCCCTGCCGTTTACAACTTACTGCTGTTTTGTCTGGCCCTAGCCCTGATTCGCGACGGTCTGGCTTTGGGTACGCGCGGGATGTTCTGGGGCGGCATGGTGCTGCTAGTTGTAAGCATCATGAGCCGCACCCTGGAATACAACACGGACCTGCTGCTCAAGGCTCTTGCGTTCGCGCTCTGCGGTGCTGGCATTATCGTTGCCGGACTCTGGTTTGAGCGCCACATCAAGCCCACTCCAACCCTTCAGGAGAAAACACGATGAACCCTGCTTCTGATCCCTTAAAAGCCCCTCAAACGCCGCAGCCGCCTCAACGGCAGCCCCAGATAGCAGAGATTCCCGCCAAAGAGCGGCCTCGCACTATTCCAGCTTGGCGCTTTTGGACGCCGCTGCTGATCCAGATGGCGCTGCTGGTTTCGGTTCCAGCCCAGAGTGCCTATACCTACGCCACGGGTGAAATCGTCGTGCTGCAAACGGCCCCAGTTGACCCCTATGACTTCCTAAGAGGCTATTCCCAAACGCTCCGCTATGACGTTTCCGATCCCTCTATCCTCAGGGTCTTACCGGGGGGAGCAGAGGTCTTTGCCACCGAATCTCCGGGGTCTTTTTACGTAGTGCTTCAACAGCCAGAAGCGTCTCCAGGCCCTCGGCCAACTCCGTGGCGGCCAGTTAGCGTTAGCCCAGAGCGCCCTGAGAACCTCGGCCCTAATCAAGTCGCTCTTAGGGGCGAGACTACCCCGTGGGGCCAAATTCGCTATGGGCTAGAGAGCTACTACATGCCAGAAGATCGGCGGGAGGAGCTAAATCGAACCATTGGCGAAGTACAGCAGCAAGACATAGAAGCCTTTGTGGCCGAGGTCAAAGTAGACAGGCGAGGCAATGCTGTGCCTGTAAGTTTGTGGGTTAGAGAACAAAACTACCGCTTTTAGAGCCAATTTCCCCCTCTGGGGCATAGGCATAGTTCTCATTTAGGCGTAGTTCTATAGATCAGAGCGCAAAGCTATGTCTTTAGGCAGCCCCCATCCTAAAGGCATATGGCTGAGGCTAGATCACAACCTAATTTGAGAGGAGAGCACAATGGGATACGAATTGCCCCCTTTGCCCTATGCTTATGACGCCCTTGAACCCCACGTTTCTAAGAGCACCCTGGAATTCCACCACGATAAGCACCATGCGGCTTACGTGAGCAAGTACAACGAGATGATTCAGGGCACCGAGTTTGAGAGCAAGCCGATTGAGGAGGTGATCAAAGCGATCGCAGGCAACCCCGATAAGCAGGGGATGTTTAACAACGGCGCTCAAGCCTGGAACCACACCTTCTACTGGAACAGCATGAAGCCCAACGGCGGCGGCACTCCCACAGGAGATTTAGCCAGCAAGATCGATGCTGACTTCGGTGGCTTCGATAAATTTGCTGAAGCCTTTAAAAGCGCCGGGGCCACTCAGTTTGGCAGCGGCTGGGCTTGGCTGGTGTTAGACAACGGCACTCTTAAGGTCACTAAAACCGCCAACGCCGACAATCCCCTGACTCAGGGGCAGGTACCGCTGTTCACTATGGATGTATGGGAGCACGCCTACTATCTGGACTACCAGAATAGCCGCCCCAACTACATGGATGCGTTCCTTAAGAACGTCGTGAACTGGGATTTTGCTGCCCAAAACATGGCGGCTGCTTAATTAAGCCAGATAGCGTAGGTCTAGAGGGGCGAAGCATTGCAGAGACAGTCTAGGCAAACCTGCTAGGACTTTAGATGCATGCTTCGCTCTTTTCCATACCAGGCATTCCGCCCAGGAGTAGGCGAATGATTGAATCTCCCGACTATCCCCATATCGTGATGGCTTTTACCTACCGCGATTTCAAAGTCGAGATTGACCAGAGCGAGGATCATGGACAGGTGGTTTATGCCGCCTGGGTAAGTTACGAGCAGGGCTGTGCTGTAGCGGTACCCTGTGTCTTTTCTCGCAATGAGGCCGTCTGGAAGGCGAAGCAGTGGTGCGATAAGAGGACGCAGGAAGGGAGAGGGTGAATTTAACTCCAGATAGGTGACAGTTCTGTGTCGGCCGAGGATGATGCAGAAGGAAGACTGGGTGAGGCAGCTATGACCGAATCGACACATCATTCTGGATCGGGGAAGGCGCTTGCGATCGCAACAATCGCTATCATTTTTATCACAATCTTTGCCAGCAGCATTCTGAACAACTTTCCGCCGCCTGGAGGCAGATCGGTCGCGCTCTTGGCCAACAATGAGCTGAGAGGCGTTCTGGTCATTCCAGCCAACTACGCATTTGCGATCTGGGGCCTGATCTATCTGGGCGTGATTGCCTACGGCTTTTACCAATACAAGCCAGTGCAACAGGGCGATAGCCGCCTGCAGAAGGTTGATTGGCTACTGATTGTGGCCTGCCTGTCTCAAATTGCCTGGTCGTTGCTGTTTCCGCTGCGGCTTTACTGGTTTTCGGTACTGGCGATGCTGGGAATTTTGGTGTCGCTGGCAGGCATTTACGTCACCCTAGGGACCGGCCTCACTCCGGCCCGCCGCAAGGAGCGCTGGAGTGCCCACATCCCTTTTAGCACTTACCTGGCCTGGATTTCGGTAGCAACGATTGTCAACATCGCCTCTGCCCTCTACGCCAACGGCTGGAATGGCTTTGGTCTAAGCGCTCCCATATGGACCGTGATCATGCTGATTGTGGGGGCGGTGATTGCTGCAATTTTGGCGGTGCAGCGAGGGGATATTGCCTTTACCCTAGTCTTTGTTTGGGCCTACATTGCCGTTGCCATCCGCCAGTCTGAATTCACAGCCGTTTGGATTACGGCGGTGTCGGCTGCGATCGCACTTCTGGCTTTGCTATTCTTGGGCCGCCGCAATCGCCAGTCTGCCCGCGTTGAAAGCCGCGAGCGCAGTACGACTAACGTTTCGTAGGCGAGAAATTTTCAAACCAGCCGCGCCGCCAGAAGTAGTAGATTAGGCCAGCTGCGATCGCAATCATCAAGGCCCAGGCTAGCGGATAGCCCCAGTACCATTCCAGCTCCGGCATGTTGAAGGGAGACGCCTCCGGGTTGAAGTTCATACCATAGACCCCGGCAATAAAGGTTAGGGGAATAAAGATCGTCGAGATCACCGTCAGCACCTTCATTACCTCGTTCATCCGGTTGCTGATGGAAGAGAGGTACACATCCATCAAACTGGCAACAATCTCCCGGTAAGTCTCGATAATGTCGAGCACCTGCACAATGTGGTCGTAGCAGTCTTGCAGGTAAATCCGAATTTCGGAGCCGATCAGCTCATCGCCATCTCGGATCAGGCTATTGATAATGGTGCGCTGGGGCCAGACAGAGCGGCGCAGCATCATCAGGTCACGGCGCAGGTCGTGAATCCTGGTAATAGTTTCGCGGGTGGGGTTAGCAACCACCTCTTCTTCCAGGGTTTCAATCAACTCGCCCAACTCCTCTAACACCGGAAAAAAGCTGTCAATAATGGCATCGAGCAGCGTGTAGGTAAGAAAGGCAGAACTTTGGTGGCGAATAGTGCCAATGTTGCGACGAATGCGATCGCGCACCGGATCAAAGCAATCCCAGTGCGGCTCCTCCTGAAACGTCACCAGAAACTTACGGCCTAGCACAAAGCTGACCTGCTCACTAGAAATGCCCTCTCCTGACTTCTTGGGCCGCACCATCCGCATAACGATCAGCAAATGGTCAGAGTAGTAGTCAATCTTGGGTCGATGAGGCACGTTCACCACATCCTCCAGCACCAGCGGGTGCAGCTTAAGAATGCTGCCTAGGCGTCTTAACGTTGCCTCACTGCCCAACCCGCGCGCATCAATCCAGGAAACCGAGGTTTTGTCTAGATAGGAAATGCATTCATCGACATCCTTCAAATCTCGATGAATCGCCTGCCGCCGGTCGTAGTCGATCAGCACCAGCTCAGTCGGCAGCGCATCATCGGGAATGTTGAGAGTGCCGGGGGCAGAGCCGGGAGGCGAGTAGTTATAGTCTAGGTACTCCCCCTCTTCCGCCTCGTCTTCTTCATAGTCAAGAAGCTCCTCCATTGGGTCGGCAGAAGACAACATCGGCTCAGAGGGCAAGCCTAGCGTGGGTCTGACAGAAGCCTTGCGCTTGGCTTTGAGGGGTCGGCGCTTGCGAGTACCCATAAAATCTTCGTCCAGAAATATCCCGCTTTAAGCATAAGGGGCACAGCCAAAGCTGTGCCCCCTCAATTTACCGAGATTTTAAGTTTGTCACTTTAGAGCTGGGCTTTTAGACGGCTTACATCATGCCCATGCCGCCCATGCCGCCCATGCCGCCCATGCCACCCATGCCGCCCATGCCGCCCATACCACCCATGCCGCCCATGCCGGGATCACCTGCAGGCGCAGCGGGTTCAGGCTTCTCGGCCACTAGGGCCTCGGTAGTCAGCACCATACCTGCAATCGAGGCCGCATCTTGCAGAGCCGAACGCACCACCTTAGCAGGGTCAATAATGCCGGAGGCGATCAGGTCTTCGTACTGGCTGGTCAGCGCGTTGTAGCCCATGTTGAAGTCGAGCTGCTTAACCTTCTCGACAATCACGGTGCCCTGCTGTCCAGCGTTATCGGCAATCTGACGTAGGGGCGCTTCCAAAGCCCGTACCACAATGTCAACACCGACCTTCTCCTCAACGCTGGTGAGGCTGTCTTTGAGCGACTGCAGCTTGCCTGCTAGGTGCAGCAGGGTTGCGCCACCACCGGGAACAATGCCTTCGTCTACAGCTGCCTTGGTGGCGCTAAGGGCATCTTCAATCCGCAGCTTCTTGTCTTTTAGCTCGGTTTCAGTGGCCGCGCCAACCTTGATCACAGCCACGCCGCCTGCCAGCTTAGCCAGCCGCTCCGACAGCTTTTCTTTGTCGTAGTCAGAATCGGTTGCGTCCAGTTCCTTGCGAATCTGGGCGATGCGCTTGTCGATGTCGGCCTTGTTGCCACTGTCAGACACTAATGTTGTGGTGTCTTTGGTGATAGTAGCCTTGGTCGCCACGCCCAGCATCTCTAGGGAGACCGTATCGAGGCTGAGGCCAATTTCTTCAGAGATCACTTGGCCGCCGGTGAGCACGGCAATGTCCTGCAGCATGGCCTTGCGGCGATCGCCAAAGCTGGGAGCTTTTACCGCAGCCACATTCAGCACCCCGCGGGCCTTGTTGACCACTAGGGTCGCTAGGGCTTCGCCTTCGATGTCTTCAGCAATGATCAGCAGGGGCGCACCCTCGCGGGCGATTCGCTCCAGCACCGGCACCAGGTCTTGAATTGAGCTGATTTTCTTATCAGTGAGCAAGATTCGAGCATTGTCTAGCTCGGTGATCATCCGCTCTTGATCGGTGACAAAGTAGGGCGACATATAGCCCCGGTCAAACTGCATCCCTTCCTCGATATCGAGTTCGGTAGTGAGGGACTTAGATTCTTCGACGGTGATGACGCCGTCTTTGGTGACTTTGTCCATTGCCAGAGCGACCATGCGGCCCACCTCTTCATCGCTCCCCGCAGAAACGGTCGCGACTTGGGCAATCATGGCATTGCCTTCTACAGGCTTGGCTACATTAGCAATTTCACTGACCAGCATGCTCACGGCTTTTTCAATGCCGCGACGCAAGCTGACCGGGTTGCTGCCAGCAGCAACGTTCTTCAGCCCTTCGCGCACCATTGCCTGGGCTAGGACGGTAGCGGTGGTGGTGCCATCGCCCGCTAGGTCTTTGGTCTTGGAGGCCACTTCCTGCATCAGGCGAGCGCCCAAGTTCTCAAAGGGATCTTCCAGGTCAATCTCTTTGGCAATGGTAATGCCGTCATTCACGATCTGGGGTGCGCCGTACTTCTTCTCCAGCACCACGTTGCGGCCCCGAGGGCCAAGAGTAATTTTGACCGCATCTGCCAGGGCATTGACGCCTTTTTCCAGCGCCTGCCGAGACTTTTCATTAAAGGAAATTAATTTCGCCATGTCCTGCCTTTCAGCTCTCCAGTGAAAACCTAGCACTCTCCGTCACGGAGTGCTAACTTCGTTAGATTATCCTTGGAGCGTGTTTGAGGTAAGTCGCAATAACCGATCCTTGGCGAGGAAAGAGGAGACAGGCGCAAAGCAGAAGGCAGAGGGTCGGCTTACTGTTGTCTAAATGAGGCCAGAAAAGCCTGTATAGCAGCAGTGTCTTGCCGCACTTGGGTAGCAACTTCTCCGACCCGCTGCGTGTCAATGGCAATCGCGGGCCCTTCAAAGGCTTGCAGCACTTCAATCAGCGAGAGGCGGTTGTCGCTTGAGGCTAGCAACAACGCATCTCGCAGCGGCTGCCAACTCTCTGTAGCAGCATCGGGCAGGGTGAGGGTTGTGCCTACCTTCTGCAAAAAGGCTTCGCCAATGAAGGTAGAGGCAGCTTGATTGAGGAGTTCGCCGTTAACTTCGATTTCACCGCCTAGAATATTGCGGGAAAACCTGCTGTCTAAGTTCACCGAGTCCAGCAGGGCTTGCAGTTCTGGAGAGGCTTCTCCGGTTGTGGCGAAAGTGGTCAGGTCAGTTATCGAAAGGGTCTGCAGGGGAAGTGTGCCATAGGTCAGGCTGATCTCTTCGACAGCTTTGGCGTGGGGGGTCTGGAGCAGGGTGGCGGTGCCGCTGAGGAGAAGTGCGATCGCAAACCGACCGCTAAACGACTTGCCGCGCGCTTCCTGGAACCGGCGGGAGAACAGCTGTTGCAGAGGCTGGAGGGCAGTAAATAGGCGCACAGAATCAGATTCTCTAGTGTGAGGAGTACAGGCGGGTGACGTGATTGCTCAGAAAAAAGTTTCCCCAAATTGAGCGGAGTCAGTCTTCGCTCAATCCTGCCTGAAGGCCGAGGAATTTGCCGTTACTAACGAGCAGGTTGGTTTTGGCGGCTGCGCAGCAGCTCCACCAAAGATTGGATATCTCTAACGCTGCGCTGTACGTTGCCAGCGACTCTACCAACTTGTTGGGTATCTACTGTCAGTGAGGCTCCCTCAAAGTTTTGCAGCACTTCCAGAGTAGACAGGCGATCATCTTCAATCGCGGTTAGCAGAGCACGCCGCAGATCCTGCCAGCTTTCAGTAGAGGAGCCGGGGCGAGAAATTGCCGTTCCTGCCTGCTGCAATACCGCTTCGCCGACAAAGGTTTGAGCGACTCGACTGAGCAGCTCACCATCAACCTCCAGTTCCTTGACGAGAACTGATTGGGCCGTAGCGGTATCAATGCCCGCCGCATCAAGCAGCGAGCGGATCTCTGTAGACGGTTCTCCGGTCACGGCAAACTGCTCTAGGTCACGCACGGGAATCGTTTGCAGCGGCATTTCACCGTAGGTGAGGGTAAGTTCCTCCAGCGCCTCGACGCGGGTAGGAGACAGCATCAGAATCGAGCCTGCCCCCACGCATAGTGCCAGGGCCGGCAGGGTACGGGCTACGCCAGGAAAGCTAAACAGGGAACGTTGCGAAGACAGCTGGTTTAATTGGCGTTTCATCAAATCCACTGGTCTTAAGTTCTCCACAGGGGTATCTGAAGAAGTGGACAGTAGACAATAAAGGGAAGTTCCCACCCGTGTCAAGTTGTGTAGTCAGCGTTAATTTTGACGTAGTCGTAGCTCAAATCACAGCCCCAGGCGGTGCCGTTGCCAGGTCCACTGCCGATACTGACAGCAATCAAAACGGTATCGGACTTGAGATACTCTCCAGCGGCGGCCTGCTTCAGGTAGGCACTGGCAGCAGGGCGGTCAAAGGGCAGGGGCTGGCCGTGCTCCATTAGTACAGCGTCGCCAAGCTGTACTCGTAGGTCATTTTGGTCGAAGGTAACCCCTGCCCGTCCTGCCGCTCCAGCAATGCGGCCCCAGTTGGGGTCGCGCCCAAAGATGGCAGCTTTAACTAGGGCTGATCCGGCGATGGTGCGAGCTACTTGGCGAGCAGCGGCATCGTTCACGGCTCCGCTGACGTTGACCTCTACTAGGCAAGTAGCCCCTTCGCCATCGCGGGCAATGGCTTTGGCCAGGTAAATGCAGACTTCAGTTAGCATCGCTTCTAGCTTCTCGGCCTCGGGTCCGGCATCGGTGATGGCGGGGGTGCGGGATTCACCATTCGCCAGGGCGATGAGGGAATCGTTGGTGCTGGTGTCGCCATCAACGGTGATCTGGTTGAAGCTTTTGTTGGCAGCGCGGCGCAGCATGTCTTGCCAGAGGGGCGGCGAGACGGCGGCATCGCAGGTGACAAAGGCCAGCATGGTTGCCATGTTGGGGTGGATCATGCCAGATCCCTTGGAGATACCGCCGATGCGAACTGGGCGGTCGTCGATCAGGGTCTCTAGAGCAATAGACTTGGGCACCAGGTCGGTAGTGATGATGGCTTTGGCAGCAGCGTCTGAGCCCTCTTCGGAGAGCGCCTCTACTAAAGAGGGAATGCCTGCTTTGAGGGCATCCATTTTGATCCGCTGGCCGATCACGCCGGTTGATGCAATCAAAACCGAATCGCCAGGGATGTCGAGAGCTTTGACGACAGCATCAGCGCTTTCGACGG includes the following:
- a CDS encoding GDYXXLXY domain-containing protein codes for the protein MNPASDPLKAPQTPQPPQRQPQIAEIPAKERPRTIPAWRFWTPLLIQMALLVSVPAQSAYTYATGEIVVLQTAPVDPYDFLRGYSQTLRYDVSDPSILRVLPGGAEVFATESPGSFYVVLQQPEASPGPRPTPWRPVSVSPERPENLGPNQVALRGETTPWGQIRYGLESYYMPEDRREELNRTIGEVQQQDIEAFVAEVKVDRRGNAVPVSLWVREQNYRF
- a CDS encoding superoxide dismutase, with protein sequence MGYELPPLPYAYDALEPHVSKSTLEFHHDKHHAAYVSKYNEMIQGTEFESKPIEEVIKAIAGNPDKQGMFNNGAQAWNHTFYWNSMKPNGGGTPTGDLASKIDADFGGFDKFAEAFKSAGATQFGSGWAWLVLDNGTLKVTKTANADNPLTQGQVPLFTMDVWEHAYYLDYQNSRPNYMDAFLKNVVNWDFAAQNMAAA
- a CDS encoding tryptophan-rich sensory protein is translated as MTESTHHSGSGKALAIATIAIIFITIFASSILNNFPPPGGRSVALLANNELRGVLVIPANYAFAIWGLIYLGVIAYGFYQYKPVQQGDSRLQKVDWLLIVACLSQIAWSLLFPLRLYWFSVLAMLGILVSLAGIYVTLGTGLTPARRKERWSAHIPFSTYLAWISVATIVNIASALYANGWNGFGLSAPIWTVIMLIVGAVIAAILAVQRGDIAFTLVFVWAYIAVAIRQSEFTAVWITAVSAAIALLALLFLGRRNRQSARVESRERSTTNVS
- the corA gene encoding magnesium/cobalt transporter CorA encodes the protein MEELLDYEEDEAEEGEYLDYNYSPPGSAPGTLNIPDDALPTELVLIDYDRRQAIHRDLKDVDECISYLDKTSVSWIDARGLGSEATLRRLGSILKLHPLVLEDVVNVPHRPKIDYYSDHLLIVMRMVRPKKSGEGISSEQVSFVLGRKFLVTFQEEPHWDCFDPVRDRIRRNIGTIRHQSSAFLTYTLLDAIIDSFFPVLEELGELIETLEEEVVANPTRETITRIHDLRRDLMMLRRSVWPQRTIINSLIRDGDELIGSEIRIYLQDCYDHIVQVLDIIETYREIVASLMDVYLSSISNRMNEVMKVLTVISTIFIPLTFIAGVYGMNFNPEASPFNMPELEWYWGYPLAWALMIAIAAGLIYYFWRRGWFENFSPTKR
- the groL gene encoding chaperonin GroEL (60 kDa chaperone family; promotes refolding of misfolded polypeptides especially under stressful conditions; forms two stacked rings of heptamers to form a barrel-shaped 14mer; ends can be capped by GroES; misfolded proteins enter the barrel where they are refolded when GroES binds) encodes the protein MAKLISFNEKSRQALEKGVNALADAVKITLGPRGRNVVLEKKYGAPQIVNDGITIAKEIDLEDPFENLGARLMQEVASKTKDLAGDGTTTATVLAQAMVREGLKNVAAGSNPVSLRRGIEKAVSMLVSEIANVAKPVEGNAMIAQVATVSAGSDEEVGRMVALAMDKVTKDGVITVEESKSLTTELDIEEGMQFDRGYMSPYFVTDQERMITELDNARILLTDKKISSIQDLVPVLERIAREGAPLLIIAEDIEGEALATLVVNKARGVLNVAAVKAPSFGDRRKAMLQDIAVLTGGQVISEEIGLSLDTVSLEMLGVATKATITKDTTTLVSDSGNKADIDKRIAQIRKELDATDSDYDKEKLSERLAKLAGGVAVIKVGAATETELKDKKLRIEDALSATKAAVDEGIVPGGGATLLHLAGKLQSLKDSLTSVEEKVGVDIVVRALEAPLRQIADNAGQQGTVIVEKVKQLDFNMGYNALTSQYEDLIASGIIDPAKVVRSALQDAASIAGMVLTTEALVAEKPEPAAPAGDPGMGGMGGMGGMGGMGGMGGMGGMGGMGMM
- a CDS encoding alpha/beta hydrolase, which codes for MRLFTALQPLQQLFSRRFQEARGKSFSGRFAIALLLSGTATLLQTPHAKAVEEISLTYGTLPLQTLSITDLTTFATTGEASPELQALLDSVNLDSRFSRNILGGEIEVNGELLNQAASTFIGEAFLQKVGTTLTLPDAATESWQPLRDALLLASSDNRLSLIEVLQAFEGPAIAIDTQRVGEVATQVRQDTAAIQAFLASFRQQ
- a CDS encoding alpha/beta hydrolase; protein product: MKRQLNQLSSQRSLFSFPGVARTLPALALCVGAGSILMLSPTRVEALEELTLTYGEMPLQTIPVRDLEQFAVTGEPSTEIRSLLDAAGIDTATAQSVLVKELEVDGELLSRVAQTFVGEAVLQQAGTAISRPGSSTESWQDLRRALLTAIEDDRLSTLEVLQNFEGASLTVDTQQVGRVAGNVQRSVRDIQSLVELLRSRQNQPAR
- the argJ gene encoding bifunctional ornithine acetyltransferase/N-acetylglutamate synthase — translated: MADWHVVPGGVTAPKGFKAAGIVAGLKPSGAPDLALIVSEGDAIAAGVFTTSYVKAACVDYCRQRLEARSTARAILVNAGQANACTGNQGWVDAVESADAVVKALDIPGDSVLIASTGVIGQRIKMDALKAGIPSLVEALSEEGSDAAAKAIITTDLVPKSIALETLIDDRPVRIGGISKGSGMIHPNMATMLAFVTCDAAVSPPLWQDMLRRAANKSFNQITVDGDTSTNDSLIALANGESRTPAITDAGPEAEKLEAMLTEVCIYLAKAIARDGEGATCLVEVNVSGAVNDAAARQVARTIAGSALVKAAIFGRDPNWGRIAGAAGRAGVTFDQNDLRVQLGDAVLMEHGQPLPFDRPAASAYLKQAAAGEYLKSDTVLIAVSIGSGPGNGTAWGCDLSYDYVKINADYTT